One Pseudostreptobacillus hongkongensis DNA window includes the following coding sequences:
- a CDS encoding DNA-methyltransferase → METNKIYLYDCLEGMKKIKDNSIDLIYLDPPFFTQQNQKLTSKEGIEYSFSDKWENITEYIEYLKLRLNEMKRILKNTGNIFVHCDKIANHRIRIILEEIFGVENFRSEIIWTYKRWSNSKKGLLDSHQNIYHFTKTNNFKFNIIYKNYSYTTNIDQILQDREKGENGKSKYKINDKGEIVYSTEKKGVPLGDVWEIPFLNPKAKERTGYPTQKPIHLLERIIEISTDENDFVLDPFLGSGTTVVAAKIMNRKFIGFDINEDAIKIAEKRLENPIKTESQLLAKGIKDYDEKNEREKMILSNFDCNIVQRNKGLDAILKKKINDKLIGIKIQKENETMLECESNLIKSMKNKNFAYGIIVKTKDDLFECKISDNIIVIEDIEYQLKKFLK, encoded by the coding sequence ATGGAAACAAATAAAATATATCTTTATGATTGTTTAGAAGGAATGAAAAAAATTAAAGATAATTCAATAGATTTGATATATTTGGATCCACCATTTTTTACACAACAAAATCAAAAATTAACAAGTAAAGAAGGAATAGAATATAGTTTTTCTGATAAATGGGAAAATATTACAGAATATATTGAGTATTTAAAATTAAGATTAAATGAAATGAAAAGAATATTGAAAAATACAGGGAATATATTTGTTCATTGTGATAAAATTGCAAATCATAGAATAAGAATAATTTTAGAAGAGATATTTGGAGTAGAAAATTTTAGAAGTGAAATAATATGGACATATAAAAGATGGAGTAATTCAAAAAAAGGGTTATTAGATTCACATCAAAATATATATCATTTTACTAAAACTAATAATTTTAAATTTAATATAATATATAAAAATTATTCATATACTACAAATATTGATCAAATATTACAAGATAGAGAAAAAGGCGAAAATGGAAAATCAAAATATAAAATAAATGATAAAGGAGAAATTGTATATTCAACAGAAAAAAAAGGAGTTCCACTAGGAGATGTCTGGGAAATACCATTTTTAAATCCAAAAGCTAAGGAAAGAACAGGATATCCAACTCAAAAACCTATTCATTTATTAGAAAGAATAATAGAAATATCAACAGATGAAAATGACTTTGTTTTAGATCCTTTTTTAGGAAGTGGAACAACCGTAGTAGCGGCTAAAATTATGAATAGAAAATTTATAGGTTTTGATATAAATGAAGATGCAATAAAAATAGCTGAAAAAAGATTAGAAAATCCAATAAAAACAGAATCTCAATTATTAGCAAAGGGTATAAAAGATTATGATGAAAAGAATGAAAGAGAAAAAATGATATTGTCTAATTTTGATTGTAATATAGTACAAAGAAATAAGGGGTTAGATGCAATTTTAAAAAAGAAAATTAATGATAAATTGATAGGAATAAAAATACAAAAAGAAAATGAAACAATGTTAGAATGTGAAAGTAATTTAATAAAATCAATGAAAAATAAAAATTTTGCATACGGAATAATAGTAAAAACAAAAGATGATTTATTTGAATGTAAAATTTCAGATAATATAATAGTAATAGAAGATATAGAATATCAATTAAAAAAATTTTTGAAATAA